A window of Plasmodium brasilianum strain Bolivian I chromosome 8, whole genome shotgun sequence contains these coding sequences:
- a CDS encoding autophagy-related protein 18, with product MVSLRLDNNRYIAFNQDYGCLCMANEKGFKIYNTNPFTQTYSRDLTDRNKNGLYLAEMLYRCNILAITGNKNDKKGKWAKNVLIIWDDRQMREIAKLTFSSNIIGVRLLREIIVVILEYKLCIYRLKDIILLETLNTSKNLSGLCCLSNIDKNVIIAYLSPIKGRVNIHIFEINSSENIHEELPYINFKTNLSIYAHDNSVACINLSNDGKLLVTSSTKGTIIRLFNTFDGTLLNEFRRGTKNAKILSLNISEDNNWLCLTSSRNTVHVFSIYKKKRPLRKVDIICKGKNLSPPALLNYEKESKNKKSSLKCLLPCHPYLNSEWSFASYKLPGKKISSICAFVNDQNCIIVICSNGIIYKLRFNEHIGGDMFKISSHSFD from the exons atggtGTCATTAAGATTAGAtaataatagatatatagCATTTAATCAAGATTACGGTTGTTTATGCATGGCCAATGAAAAAGGATTCAAGATTTACAATACGAATCCCTTTACGCAAACATATAGTAGAG ATCTTACAGACAGGAACAAAAATGGGCTATATTTAGCAGAAATGCTATATCGATGTAATATTTTAGCTATAACaggtaataaaaatgataagaaGGGTAAATGGGCAAAAAATGTGTTAATTATTTGGGATGATAGACAGATGAGAGAAATAGCTAAATTAACATTTTCTTCAAATATTATTGGTGTTAGGTTGTTAAGAGAAATAATTGTTGTAATACtagaatataaattatgtatatatagattaaaagatataatattattagaaaCGTTGAAtacttcaaaaaatttatcagGACTATGTTGTCTATCaaatattgataaaaatgttattattgcTTATTTGTCACCTATAAAAGGTAGAgttaatattcatatatttgaaataaattCAAGTGAAAATATACATGAGGAATTACCTTACATTAATTTTAAGACTAATTTAAGTATTTATGCACATGATAATTCTGTGGCATGTATTAATTTAAGTAATGATGGAAAATTATTAGTAACATCATCTACAAAAGGTACTATTATAAGATTGTTTAATACTTTTGACGGAAcattattaaatgaatttagaagaggaacaaaaaatgcgaaaattttatcattaaataTTAGTGAAGATAATAACTGGCTTTGCTTAACTTCAAGTAGAAACACTGTTCAtgtattttcaatatataaaaaaaaaagaccaTTAAGAAAAGTagatataatatgtaaaggGAAAAATTTATCACCTCCAgcattattaaattatgaaaaagagtccaaaaataaaaaatcaagtttaaaatgtttattacCATGTCACCCATATTTAAATAGTGAATGGAGCTTTGCTTCATATAAATTACCtggtaaaaaaatttcatctATTTGTGCTTTTGTTAATGATCAAAATtgtattattgttatttgttCAAATGGAATTATATACAAGTTAAGGTTTAATGAGCACATTGGTGGAGACATGTTTAAAATATCATCACAC
- a CDS encoding zinc finger protein yields the protein MSILSLFHICSPFLRANCLEKKEFYENFICSVCLDLCDTPVATQCNHICCYKCMYYSLLHKRNCPICKRIIKNNELKKITGKRKADYENIRIRCYLCNEIIKIKNHKNHLKECLYKRCKNYILGCEYYDKRNKIKHHEESCEHRLISCSSCSNLFYFKNRIFMLSSKEKYEMNIRCSYTYYSFYYNLLMNTNFNFFNYNHTTNSTFQCSNYISRKINILKTVQYSLDHIFYKVTDEHNNAIPCNKNVSNPYVKYFSCNNNNSSTYRSKKTEDSKNSIHAINNNLVTATSEIKTLNRDFAVNRPPMNLLTDNNLNTGCTESGIDGNVLVKIDKTSKTNEANEYIQLNELSQHNEESYNGGREHPFNKNISDYEDYSEQDDSIGEEFLNILPLRKNFNFKEKNNRDIMVIIEELFQFDEIDMSNIYVDNKEYFLCNKNCFNNTIKKLRQELERALVLLYFSCCVGMPAMFTLGCISYVMTKGLFKFSFLITNAFISLSHKFFFKMFYN from the exons ATGAGTATACTGTCGCTTTTTCACATTTGTTCCCCTTTTCTAAGAGCTAACTGcttggaaaaaaaagaattttatgaaa ATTTCATATGCTCCGTCTGCTTAGATTTATGCGATACCCCAGTAGCAACTCAGTGTAATCACATATG TTgctataaatgtatgtattattctCTCCtacataaaagaaattgCCCAATATGCAAacgaataattaaaaataatgaactaaaaaaaataacag GTAAGAGAAAAGCagattatgaaaatatacgAATAAGATGCTACTTatgtaatgaaataattaaaataaaaaatcataaaaatcATTTAAAGGAATGCCTATACAAAAGAtgtaagaattatatattaggatgtgaatattatgataaaagaaataaaataaaacatcaTGAAGAATCTTGTGAGCATCGATTGATAAGTTGTTCAAGTtgttctaatttattttattttaaaaataggaTTTTTATGTTATCTTCGAAAGAGAAATATGAAATGAATATACGCTGCTCTTATACTTactattctttttattacaatttattaatgaatactaactttaatttttttaattataatcatACTACTAATAGTACATTTCAGTGTagtaattatatatctagaaagataaatatattaaaaactgTTCAATATTCCCTagatcatattttttataaagtaaCTGATGAACATAATAATGCAATTccatgtaataaaaatgttagtaatccatatgttaaatatttttcgtgcaataataataatagtagtactTATAGAAGTAAGAAAACAGAGGATAGTAAAAATAGCATTCATgcaattaataataatttggtAACTGCTACATCAGAAATAAAGACGTTAAATAGGGATTTTGCGGTAAATAGGCCCCCCATGAACTTATTAACTGATAACAATTTGAATACAGGGTGTACTGAAAGTGGCATTGATGGAAATGTTCTCGTTAAAATAGACAAAACGAGTAAAACAAATGAGgcaaatgaatatattcaGTTGAATGAGTTATCTCAACATAATGAAGAATCTTATAATGGAGGAAGAGAACATCCATTTAACAAAAACATAAGTGATTACGAAGATTATAGCGAACAAGATGATTCTATTGGAGAAGAATTCTTAAATATTCTCccattaagaaaaaattttaattttaaagaaaagaataatagGGATATTATGGTAATAATAGAAGAGTTGTTTCAATTTGATGAAATTGATATGAGTAATATTTACGTAGATAATAAAGAATACTTTTTATGTAACAAAAACTGTTTTAACAATACAATTAAAAAGCTTAGACAGGAATTGGAACGAGCTTTAGTACTCCTATACTTCAGTTGCTGTGTGGGCATGCCTGCTATGTTTACACTTGGTTGTATTAGCTATGTTATGACAAAAGGATTATTTAAATTCTCCTTTTTAATAACGAATGCGTTTATAAGTTTATctcacaaattttttttcaaaatgttttataattaG